A single window of Metallosphaera hakonensis JCM 8857 = DSM 7519 DNA harbors:
- a CDS encoding electron transfer flavoprotein subunit alpha/FixB family protein, which yields MKILVMSEDPEFFRSSAWMAQQLGGEILGIHPSESRYVDKVYIPNLEGAWETALAEFAFTLKPDVVIAGGTRRDRTFAFSLAGKMRASVASEVMEATLQGDSLLVKRPVYSGIAVATLKMRLPAVISVQKNVMEPNLLKGEVEKITLPGTNLILKERKVAQQSVSLDKAKIIVSVGRGMGSKENVKFAVDLARVLNGAVGGSRPVTAEMGWLPEDRQIGLSGNKVRPQLYIALGISGQPQHIAGIRDSKVIVAVNKDKNAPISENCDYMIVGDAIEFCKVLTGRLSK from the coding sequence ATGAAGATCCTGGTAATGTCCGAGGATCCGGAGTTCTTCCGCTCTTCAGCCTGGATGGCTCAACAGTTGGGCGGAGAGATCCTAGGAATCCATCCCTCAGAGTCGAGGTACGTGGATAAGGTTTACATTCCCAACCTTGAGGGAGCTTGGGAGACAGCTTTGGCAGAGTTCGCGTTCACTCTTAAGCCTGACGTAGTTATAGCAGGTGGTACCAGAAGGGACAGAACCTTCGCCTTCTCCCTAGCCGGAAAGATGAGAGCTTCGGTGGCCTCGGAGGTAATGGAGGCAACTCTCCAGGGGGATAGCCTCCTTGTGAAGAGACCGGTGTATAGCGGTATAGCCGTAGCGACCTTAAAGATGAGACTACCAGCCGTTATATCGGTGCAGAAGAACGTTATGGAGCCCAACCTCTTGAAGGGGGAGGTTGAGAAGATTACGTTACCTGGAACTAACTTAATCCTTAAGGAGAGGAAAGTCGCACAGCAATCAGTTAGCTTGGATAAGGCAAAAATCATTGTGTCCGTGGGGAGAGGAATGGGATCCAAGGAGAACGTCAAGTTCGCAGTGGACTTGGCGAGAGTACTCAACGGAGCAGTAGGGGGTAGCAGACCGGTGACCGCTGAAATGGGATGGTTACCTGAGGACAGGCAGATAGGTTTGTCCGGGAATAAGGTGAGACCACAGCTGTATATAGCCTTGGGGATATCGGGACAGCCTCAGCACATTGCTGGGATAAGGGACTCCAAGGTTATAGTTGCCGTAAATAAGGACAAGAACGCACCCATCTCCGAGAACTGCGACTACATGATCGTGGGAGACGCCATAGAGTTCTGCAAGGTCCTTACGGGGAGGCTCTCGAAATGA
- a CDS encoding FAD-dependent oxidoreductase: MSFDADVIVVGGGLAGLSAGITANREGVSTLVLERGEYSGAKNVSGGRIYVHALRNLVNIDDAPLEKPIVRETYEISCGSRKLNFSFYDPETRNSYSVLRAKFDPWLAKKAEEEGVLISYETLVYNAERDVNGITLKTNRGDLRAKLVIEADGVTAGISRYLGIRSLSPDSLMLGVKEVVKPDNVPEEGEAKVLVGYLNGLLGGGFMYVNQDSLSIGATVKVNSLQEEKILARDVVEDLRAKLKVEGEVLEYSAHLIPYYGFNKLPPLSAPNVLVTGDAAGLLINDGFVIRGMDLAIGSGMVAGKASKVILNQGDPSKTEVYEKMLAESFVLRDMRTASRAFQLMNNERLFKTYPELLCNVLARMFTVEGERKTLMNVMVEETKSRGLTLTQMIRDLMKVV; this comes from the coding sequence ATGAGCTTCGATGCAGACGTAATAGTTGTGGGAGGCGGACTGGCCGGGCTATCTGCGGGAATCACGGCAAATAGGGAGGGAGTTTCAACCCTGGTCTTGGAGAGGGGAGAGTACTCCGGGGCCAAGAACGTAAGCGGAGGGAGAATATACGTCCACGCCCTCAGGAATTTAGTTAACATAGACGATGCCCCACTGGAGAAGCCTATAGTTAGGGAGACATATGAAATTTCGTGCGGATCTAGGAAGCTAAACTTCTCCTTCTATGATCCAGAGACAAGGAACAGTTACTCAGTTTTAAGGGCGAAATTCGATCCTTGGTTAGCAAAGAAAGCGGAGGAGGAGGGCGTCCTAATATCATATGAGACCTTAGTGTATAACGCTGAGCGTGACGTCAACGGGATCACTCTCAAGACAAACAGGGGAGACCTAAGGGCGAAACTGGTGATTGAGGCAGATGGAGTAACCGCAGGAATATCGAGATACCTTGGAATTAGAAGTCTATCCCCCGATTCACTGATGTTGGGCGTGAAGGAGGTCGTGAAACCCGACAACGTTCCAGAGGAGGGAGAGGCTAAGGTTTTGGTGGGCTATCTCAACGGATTACTGGGCGGTGGTTTCATGTACGTTAATCAGGACTCTCTCTCCATCGGAGCGACGGTTAAGGTGAACTCTCTACAAGAAGAAAAAATCCTGGCCAGAGATGTGGTTGAGGACTTGAGAGCGAAACTGAAGGTAGAAGGGGAGGTGCTGGAGTACTCGGCCCATCTAATTCCTTATTACGGATTCAATAAGCTACCCCCGCTAAGTGCTCCAAACGTCCTAGTGACAGGAGACGCAGCGGGACTCCTAATAAATGATGGATTCGTGATCAGGGGAATGGACCTGGCTATAGGGTCCGGAATGGTGGCAGGTAAGGCCTCGAAAGTCATCCTGAATCAGGGAGATCCATCTAAAACGGAAGTATACGAGAAGATGCTCGCTGAGTCCTTCGTTTTAAGGGACATGAGGACTGCCAGTAGGGCATTTCAACTCATGAACAATGAGAGACTATTTAAAACCTATCCTGAACTACTCTGTAATGTATTGGCGAGGATGTTTACCGTGGAAGGAGAAAGGAAAACCCTCATGAACGTTATGGTTGAAGAGACCAAGTCTAGGGGACTCACCCTGACCCAAATGATAAGGGATTTAATGAAGGTGGTCTAG
- a CDS encoding ferredoxin family protein, translating to MDLIKRLSLNKYRVDKESHIRVNLDICRTCSEKPCIKVCPAGTYERSGDVIEVHYERCLECGAALVACPFSAITFKFPEGGVSFRFG from the coding sequence GTGGATCTAATCAAGAGGCTCTCCCTAAATAAGTACCGAGTGGATAAGGAATCGCACATAAGAGTCAACTTGGACATCTGTAGAACTTGTTCCGAGAAACCCTGTATTAAAGTCTGCCCTGCAGGTACTTACGAGAGATCCGGTGACGTAATAGAGGTTCACTATGAGAGATGTCTGGAGTGCGGTGCGGCCCTGGTTGCATGTCCCTTTAGTGCAATAACCTTCAAGTTCCCAGAGGGAGGAGTAAGTTTTAGGTTCGGTTAA
- a CDS encoding enoyl-CoA hydratase/isomerase family protein, translating into MKVLYQERERTTWIVFNRPEKLNALDLEGWKFLGDYVRKADSSRSLATIITGTGRAFSAGDDIGAMANLEEQDKAEEFFNTLLYAVDGLIDSKKPVIGAVNGLAYGGGCEILLFMDVVVSVASAKFSIPEGRLGLIPPMALSVGYKAIGRPLSWLAITGEEIDAHRAREIGLVDIVVSDPYLDREVEAVVDKIALMEPKSIDVIKAWLRKNRVEVREAIRELTLMSTSREAKERMGKFLSRSNKIKKT; encoded by the coding sequence ATGAAAGTATTATATCAGGAAAGGGAGAGAACCACGTGGATAGTGTTCAATAGGCCAGAGAAACTTAACGCTCTTGATCTCGAGGGATGGAAGTTTTTAGGCGACTATGTTAGGAAAGCGGACTCATCAAGATCGTTAGCTACAATAATCACCGGCACTGGGAGAGCCTTCAGTGCAGGCGATGACATAGGTGCCATGGCTAACCTAGAGGAGCAGGACAAGGCAGAGGAGTTCTTTAACACCTTGCTGTACGCTGTTGACGGTCTTATTGATTCCAAGAAGCCCGTAATTGGGGCAGTTAACGGACTAGCTTATGGTGGAGGTTGCGAGATTCTTCTCTTTATGGATGTGGTGGTCTCAGTGGCTTCAGCGAAGTTCTCCATACCTGAGGGAAGATTAGGTCTCATTCCTCCCATGGCCCTCTCGGTAGGATATAAGGCCATAGGGCGTCCCCTCTCATGGCTCGCCATAACCGGAGAGGAAATCGATGCCCATAGAGCTAGGGAGATTGGACTTGTGGACATCGTGGTTAGCGATCCATATCTTGACCGCGAAGTCGAGGCCGTGGTAGATAAGATTGCTCTCATGGAACCCAAATCTATTGACGTAATTAAAGCCTGGCTTAGAAAGAACAGGGTAGAGGTCAGGGAGGCCATAAGGGAACTTACCCTCATGTCTACCTCTAGGGAAGCTAAGGAGAGAATGGGGAAGTTTTTATCCCGATCTAACAAAATCAAGAAGACATAG
- a CDS encoding VWA domain-containing protein, with product MTLSLRLDGSHAFSWTSEMRSAFAITIVPEKRREAPLDLFVLLDVSGSMNTLDIDPDGIDPSMIQGYGVVDGKEVMYINKAEKKTRLELALEGIRYLLEKVDPKTRVTLITFADQVKVLCRRAPPNVALGYLEEMEPDGNTALHSAIKKAISLIDEHPARIILLTDGYPTDVEDEDEYSKFSLPQFSQMIPIGVGEYNAKIMNRLAERSNGRFYHLNNLEELSEILEQERPKPSAGIKVRLNLISEFPLSLINYSAPINIGTIEGVVRIFGFLNVPPLYSGEILKVRLTYVDTADNREKSIEKSLAVTPAKDVNQFRSGVNQSVLLEASYYQKMREVQQLIDQGMQVEATKKIAELGQIAERTRKQDLIESTRKMAGTSNPNEISSEITKRMRS from the coding sequence ATGACCTTATCCCTTAGACTTGATGGCTCTCACGCCTTTTCTTGGACGTCGGAGATGAGATCTGCCTTCGCGATTACCATAGTTCCGGAGAAGAGAAGGGAGGCCCCCCTTGACCTCTTCGTTCTCTTGGACGTCAGCGGATCCATGAACACGTTGGACATAGACCCTGACGGCATAGATCCGAGCATGATTCAAGGATATGGGGTCGTGGATGGCAAGGAAGTGATGTATATTAATAAGGCCGAAAAGAAAACTAGACTGGAGCTGGCCCTTGAGGGGATAAGATATCTCCTGGAAAAAGTTGACCCGAAAACTCGGGTGACACTGATAACTTTCGCGGACCAGGTTAAGGTCCTCTGTAGGAGGGCTCCCCCTAACGTAGCGCTGGGTTACCTTGAGGAAATGGAGCCTGATGGGAACACAGCCCTACACTCAGCCATCAAGAAGGCGATATCACTGATAGACGAGCACCCGGCTAGGATAATTCTGCTCACCGATGGTTACCCAACTGACGTGGAGGATGAAGACGAGTACTCCAAGTTTTCCCTTCCCCAGTTCTCACAGATGATTCCAATAGGGGTCGGGGAGTATAACGCCAAGATAATGAACAGGTTAGCTGAGAGGAGCAACGGTAGGTTCTACCATCTCAACAATTTGGAGGAGTTGAGCGAGATCCTCGAGCAGGAGAGACCCAAACCCTCTGCAGGTATTAAGGTCAGATTGAACCTGATCTCTGAGTTTCCCTTGTCCCTGATCAATTACTCTGCCCCAATAAACATCGGGACCATTGAGGGGGTAGTCAGGATCTTCGGTTTCCTAAATGTACCACCCCTTTACTCGGGGGAAATCCTTAAGGTAAGGCTTACATACGTTGACACGGCAGACAATAGGGAGAAGAGCATTGAGAAATCTCTCGCGGTAACGCCCGCTAAGGACGTTAATCAATTTAGGAGCGGAGTGAATCAATCGGTCCTACTTGAGGCAAGTTATTATCAAAAGATGAGGGAGGTACAACAGCTAATTGATCAAGGGATGCAGGTGGAGGCGACCAAGAAGATCGCTGAGCTGGGTCAGATAGCTGAGAGGACCAGGAAGCAGGATCTCATAGAGTCCACGAGGAAAATGGCGGGGACCAGCAATCCCAACGAGATATCCAGCGAAATAACCAAGAGAATGAGATCGTGA
- a CDS encoding DMT family transporter, protein MSPRQILNLFALIVFWGSAFPIIKITLNFMSPFVIALIRVLVGGTILFLITRRLTIGVKESVSALLNIGIFLILLNLGIQYSSNPGLASTLIYTQPVFVLILSRLVLKERLNLIQVLGTVIAFVGIVSAVGVTDFNIGSVIALAGGLTWALGTIYYRVNLRDREVMSLNAYMSLFSSLFIFPVSLLDFHLTLNPMGIGLALLVSVTAQALGFILWFNAVRTIGPVRASSAVLLVPVSSYLFSLVLLGEIPTLPEALGSAITLLGVFLTFLPGASVKRA, encoded by the coding sequence GTGTCACCGAGACAGATCCTCAATTTATTCGCGCTTATTGTGTTCTGGGGGTCAGCGTTTCCTATCATAAAGATTACGCTGAACTTCATGTCACCCTTCGTGATAGCCCTCATAAGGGTTCTCGTAGGTGGCACAATTCTCTTCTTAATAACTAGAAGACTTACCATAGGGGTTAAGGAGTCTGTCTCGGCATTACTGAACATAGGTATTTTCCTTATATTGCTTAATCTAGGTATACAATACTCCTCTAATCCTGGGCTCGCCTCCACGTTGATCTACACTCAACCTGTTTTTGTTCTAATCTTGTCTCGGCTCGTACTCAAGGAGAGATTGAACCTAATTCAGGTATTGGGGACCGTGATTGCCTTCGTTGGCATAGTTTCCGCAGTGGGAGTTACGGACTTCAATATTGGCAGTGTCATTGCCTTAGCCGGGGGTCTCACATGGGCTTTAGGTACCATATATTACAGAGTGAACCTAAGGGATAGGGAGGTCATGTCCCTCAACGCCTATATGTCCCTGTTCTCTTCTCTATTCATTTTTCCCGTGTCTCTACTTGACTTTCACCTTACTCTCAACCCCATGGGTATAGGTTTGGCTCTCCTCGTATCAGTGACGGCGCAGGCCCTGGGATTCATACTTTGGTTCAATGCAGTCAGGACCATAGGTCCAGTGAGAGCCAGCTCCGCTGTCCTGCTGGTCCCAGTGTCATCCTATCTGTTCTCTTTAGTTCTTCTCGGGGAAATTCCTACTTTGCCCGAGGCACTCGGATCTGCAATAACTTTGTTGGGAGTTTTCCTTACCTTTCTCCCTGGGGCCAGCGTGAAAAGAGCGTGA
- a CDS encoding sodium:calcium antiporter, with protein MLVTELLSIPLFMLGVELIYRGAKFSSPYVIALVSILPELIITLQASFRSNYYVALSTVLGSVISLYVIGVSFFGLLHFIRWKSDFKVGAQREYTFVILTSISIGLLGISGKIDIWWGIVLLALFLVYSAMKMNSNLIRSSTAIPALVIGSLIVWVSSSWLLQDIFSLSSAFHVPPYYVAILIVPIMSNLQEISTALRSKKENVMRDLLLGVINENLMASSLLLSIIGFASGIQGIALASLTPLVEVSFFVGMLAYALMKNGDIKVFDSLLMLLGLVVFLSVLRP; from the coding sequence GTGTTAGTCACAGAGTTACTTTCCATTCCTCTTTTTATGTTAGGAGTGGAGCTCATCTACAGGGGGGCAAAGTTCAGTAGCCCTTATGTCATTGCCCTAGTGTCCATACTCCCCGAGTTGATAATTACACTTCAGGCCTCGTTCAGATCCAATTACTACGTGGCCTTGTCCACAGTTCTTGGAAGCGTAATCTCCCTTTATGTAATCGGAGTCTCCTTCTTTGGGCTGTTGCACTTTATTAGGTGGAAGAGCGATTTCAAGGTTGGTGCTCAGCGCGAGTACACTTTCGTGATTTTAACCTCCATCTCAATAGGTTTACTTGGCATTTCTGGGAAAATAGACATATGGTGGGGGATAGTCCTACTAGCATTATTCCTGGTCTATAGTGCAATGAAGATGAATTCCAATCTTATTAGATCTTCCACAGCAATTCCAGCCCTTGTTATTGGGAGCCTCATAGTTTGGGTGTCCTCCTCATGGTTACTTCAGGACATCTTTTCTCTTTCTTCGGCGTTTCATGTGCCACCCTATTACGTTGCGATCCTGATTGTGCCCATAATGTCAAACCTTCAAGAGATATCCACAGCGTTAAGGTCTAAGAAGGAAAACGTCATGAGAGATCTCCTGTTGGGCGTGATCAACGAAAATCTCATGGCATCAAGTTTATTGCTTTCCATAATTGGTTTCGCCTCAGGGATTCAAGGTATAGCCTTGGCGTCACTTACTCCTCTTGTTGAGGTATCATTCTTCGTAGGTATGCTGGCCTATGCCCTAATGAAGAACGGAGACATAAAAGTCTTCGATTCCTTATTAATGCTGTTGGGCTTAGTGGTGTTTCTTAGCGTTTTGAGGCCTTAG
- a CDS encoding VIT1/CCC1 transporter family protein: MEEMIRKNYKAELFGSELYSALASGEKSEKVKEVLQELSEGEGKHARFWEEIAKSRGVSLGKLTLLDRIKLWLLKRLRRLLGLALVLKMVEAGEENDAEKYYNLSNSSDFTDTERQGFRDIMMQEMIHEDLLVQSQVNVDSVRDAIYAISDGLIEVLASVSGLAGIFSVPIYVALGGLIVGVSGMISMSIGAYLSAKSEEDIRNNALRKARLKSALEGTEIEKEPNESRTGESVKTTAISYISGAIIPVIPFLMGLNGYLGLITSYLATGTATFVVGSLIGILSDVSPWKKGGVMTGLALGAALITHVLGLLAHLAGLS; encoded by the coding sequence ATGGAAGAGATGATTAGGAAAAATTATAAGGCAGAGCTCTTCGGTAGCGAACTTTACTCCGCTCTGGCCTCAGGGGAGAAGTCTGAGAAGGTCAAGGAAGTACTACAGGAACTGTCGGAAGGGGAAGGGAAACATGCTAGGTTCTGGGAGGAGATAGCCAAAAGTCGAGGTGTAAGCTTAGGCAAGTTGACTTTACTGGACAGGATCAAGCTTTGGCTTTTGAAAAGACTAAGAAGGCTTCTTGGGTTAGCCTTAGTTCTCAAGATGGTTGAGGCTGGGGAGGAAAACGATGCAGAGAAGTACTACAACCTCTCGAACTCCTCAGACTTCACTGATACGGAGAGGCAAGGGTTCAGGGATATCATGATGCAAGAGATGATCCATGAGGATTTACTCGTCCAGAGCCAGGTGAACGTTGACTCGGTAAGGGATGCCATATACGCGATAAGTGACGGGTTAATAGAAGTTTTGGCGTCGGTATCTGGACTTGCTGGGATCTTCTCGGTTCCCATTTACGTAGCTCTAGGGGGGTTGATAGTGGGAGTATCTGGAATGATTTCGATGAGTATCGGTGCTTATCTCTCGGCGAAATCAGAGGAAGACATAAGGAATAACGCGTTAAGGAAAGCTAGGCTAAAGAGTGCGCTCGAGGGGACCGAGATAGAAAAGGAGCCCAACGAGTCAAGAACCGGAGAGAGCGTGAAAACCACAGCTATATCCTACATATCAGGTGCTATTATTCCAGTAATACCATTTCTAATGGGTCTGAACGGGTATTTAGGTTTAATCACCTCCTACTTGGCAACTGGTACAGCTACGTTTGTTGTTGGCTCATTGATAGGCATACTTAGTGATGTAAGTCCTTGGAAAAAGGGCGGGGTAATGACTGGACTCGCCTTGGGCGCTGCATTAATAACACATGTGCTCGGTCTCTTGGCTCACCTTGCTGGATTAAGTTAA
- a CDS encoding 2-oxoacid:ferredoxin oxidoreductase subunit beta — MAVPKVWTPEWNDWCPGCGNFGIINAEQQAISELGLTPEDVVVVSGIGCSGKTPHFFRLPISGVHTLHGRALTFATGIKLSNPSLTVIVNGGDGDQLGIGVGHFVSAGRRNIDMLVILHDNGVYGLTKGQAAPTLKRGEKTKSLPRPNINDNVNPIALAISSGYTFVARSYAYDVKHLKEMIKAGVKHKGLAVIDVLQPCPTYNDIHTKEYYDKRVYKLDTDPSWDPVVRKPEEEGDKMAKAMLKSLEWGERIPIGIFYQNELVPPYEERIASNAPSYRERNPSQIKIEDKGKYTTIIDDILKEKEV, encoded by the coding sequence ATGGCGGTGCCTAAGGTCTGGACCCCTGAATGGAACGATTGGTGCCCCGGCTGCGGTAACTTCGGGATAATAAACGCCGAACAGCAGGCAATATCCGAGTTAGGGCTAACCCCAGAAGACGTGGTGGTCGTATCTGGAATTGGCTGCTCGGGAAAAACGCCTCACTTCTTTAGACTGCCGATCTCAGGAGTGCACACCTTACACGGTAGGGCTCTAACTTTCGCAACGGGAATTAAGCTCTCCAATCCAAGTCTCACTGTGATTGTGAACGGGGGAGACGGTGATCAGCTGGGCATAGGCGTGGGTCATTTCGTCAGTGCCGGAAGAAGGAACATCGACATGCTCGTAATTCTTCACGATAACGGAGTCTACGGTTTGACCAAGGGACAGGCTGCCCCAACCTTGAAGAGGGGCGAGAAGACCAAATCGCTTCCCAGACCGAACATAAACGATAACGTTAATCCCATCGCTCTGGCAATATCGTCCGGGTACACTTTTGTTGCTAGATCCTATGCCTATGACGTGAAACACCTCAAGGAGATGATAAAGGCGGGGGTCAAGCATAAGGGGTTAGCAGTGATCGACGTGTTGCAACCGTGCCCCACATACAACGACATTCACACCAAGGAGTACTACGATAAGAGGGTGTATAAACTAGATACAGATCCGAGCTGGGACCCAGTAGTCAGGAAGCCAGAGGAGGAGGGAGATAAGATGGCTAAGGCCATGCTGAAGTCCTTGGAGTGGGGAGAGAGGATACCCATAGGGATCTTTTACCAGAACGAACTAGTTCCACCCTACGAGGAGAGAATAGCCAGCAACGCGCCCTCTTACAGGGAGAGGAATCCTTCACAGATAAAGATTGAGGACAAGGGGAAGTACACCACCATAATTGATGACATACTCAAGGAGAAGGAAGTTTAA
- a CDS encoding 2-oxoacid:ferredoxin oxidoreductase subunit alpha codes for MKLSWEIGGAQGAGVDTSANIFGAALASAGYYIYGNREYYSNIKGRHSYFNLTISDRRARSISSVVDILATFDAETVFQHFTEVRGVIIYNKGVKDTKLERVQSMEPEIQERVKEFLTSKGLDITVSGALKFAESNGVKLIELDYDEIVKKTAESVGVPMSVAERAKNTAAIATSFALTGLRNDFLMDALKRTFKQETFVKINSIAAELVMSGIKPMYDLKELPRQGRRIQVDGNTAVAMGKIFAGLSFQSYYPITPASDESVYIEAHQEVMSIDPENGDKRKRPIVVVQSEDELAAINMASGAALTGVRASTATSGPGFSLMAEGIGWAGMNEVPVVITYYIRGGPSTGQPTRTSQADLLFAMNVGHGEFPRIVIASSDHVEAFQDAVWAFNLAERYQTPVIHLVEKAIANAYSIFDVSELEMDKLKAERGKLVETPDGEFQRFKFTDDGISPRAVLGKAYVFYTGDEHNELGHISEDSENRTKMYEKRLLKLRTADKEIPEEERLKVYGDQDAKIAVMTWGSPKGAVLDAVDQLQREGVKIQVIQLRMFNPFPRNLIRKLLSNKETIIDVEGNYEGQTGVITKIATGVEPTNYVLKWNGRPMTWDEVYQGIKLSLNGEKRVVLHGGA; via the coding sequence ATGAAGTTAAGTTGGGAAATTGGAGGAGCGCAGGGCGCTGGCGTTGACACTTCTGCAAACATTTTCGGAGCCGCTCTGGCCAGCGCTGGTTATTACATTTACGGAAACAGGGAATATTACTCCAACATCAAGGGGAGGCACAGTTATTTCAATTTGACCATTAGTGACCGCAGGGCCAGGAGCATATCGAGCGTTGTGGACATTTTGGCCACTTTCGACGCGGAAACTGTTTTCCAGCACTTCACAGAGGTGCGGGGGGTAATTATCTATAACAAAGGTGTTAAGGACACCAAACTTGAGAGAGTTCAGAGCATGGAACCTGAGATTCAGGAGAGAGTTAAGGAGTTTCTAACATCAAAGGGGTTGGACATAACCGTGAGCGGAGCCCTTAAGTTCGCGGAAAGTAACGGAGTTAAGCTCATCGAGTTGGACTACGACGAGATCGTGAAAAAGACGGCCGAAAGCGTCGGCGTTCCCATGTCTGTAGCAGAGAGGGCTAAAAACACCGCCGCCATAGCAACCTCCTTCGCTCTCACCGGTTTGAGGAATGACTTCCTGATGGACGCCCTGAAGAGGACTTTCAAGCAAGAGACCTTCGTGAAGATCAACAGTATTGCCGCGGAGTTAGTTATGAGCGGAATAAAGCCTATGTACGATCTGAAGGAACTTCCTAGGCAAGGGAGGAGAATACAGGTAGACGGAAACACGGCAGTGGCTATGGGAAAGATATTTGCAGGGCTCAGTTTCCAGAGTTACTATCCCATAACTCCGGCGTCAGACGAAAGCGTTTACATTGAGGCTCATCAGGAGGTCATGTCCATAGACCCGGAGAATGGCGACAAGAGAAAGAGACCCATAGTTGTGGTGCAGTCCGAGGACGAACTTGCAGCCATAAACATGGCATCAGGAGCCGCTTTAACTGGCGTGAGGGCATCCACGGCAACCTCCGGCCCAGGTTTCTCACTAATGGCTGAGGGCATCGGCTGGGCAGGTATGAACGAAGTTCCCGTGGTTATCACTTACTACATCAGGGGTGGACCATCCACTGGTCAGCCAACAAGGACTTCTCAGGCAGACCTGCTCTTTGCCATGAATGTGGGTCACGGCGAATTCCCTAGGATAGTAATTGCCTCAAGCGATCACGTTGAGGCGTTCCAAGACGCGGTGTGGGCCTTCAATCTAGCTGAGAGGTATCAAACCCCTGTTATCCACCTGGTTGAGAAGGCGATAGCTAACGCCTACTCGATCTTCGACGTGTCTGAATTGGAAATGGATAAGCTTAAAGCAGAGAGAGGAAAGCTGGTGGAAACTCCCGACGGAGAGTTCCAGAGGTTTAAGTTCACGGACGACGGGATATCACCTAGAGCAGTTCTAGGTAAGGCCTACGTCTTCTACACTGGAGACGAACATAACGAGCTTGGACACATATCTGAGGACTCCGAGAACAGAACTAAAATGTACGAGAAGAGGCTCCTTAAGTTAAGGACTGCTGATAAGGAAATTCCTGAGGAGGAGAGACTTAAGGTCTACGGCGATCAAGATGCAAAGATCGCAGTTATGACTTGGGGATCTCCCAAGGGTGCAGTATTGGACGCGGTAGATCAGTTGCAAAGGGAGGGTGTAAAGATTCAAGTGATCCAACTTCGTATGTTCAACCCGTTCCCAAGAAACTTGATAAGGAAGTTACTCTCCAACAAGGAGACCATCATAGACGTTGAGGGGAACTATGAGGGACAGACGGGAGTAATCACCAAGATCGCTACTGGGGTAGAACCAACCAATTACGTCTTAAAATGGAACGGGAGACCAATGACATGGGATGAAGTTTATCAGGGTATAAAGCTCTCCCTAAATGGTGAGAAGAGGGTGGTGTTACATGGCGGTGCCTAA
- a CDS encoding PaREP1 family protein codes for MNNLELPNTILTWLESVSQVEHKRPSDVIVDLVLSSMDTSERLSTLIKLSQEFEEIGDSLITKDLVEAGEAYWRSLSYLMRAVALNMGFEIATYQDHYAFIEYLAYKLGKGSLVVSFVNAERLHGEFHPRPQSPEEFEFRKNHLKSLLVELRYLINELKK; via the coding sequence ATGAATAATCTCGAGTTACCCAATACGATCCTCACGTGGCTTGAGTCCGTAAGCCAAGTTGAGCATAAAAGGCCCAGCGATGTGATAGTAGATCTAGTTCTTAGTAGCATGGATACGAGCGAAAGACTCTCAACGTTAATTAAACTGAGCCAGGAGTTTGAAGAAATAGGCGATAGTCTCATCACAAAGGACTTGGTGGAGGCTGGGGAGGCCTACTGGAGATCCTTGTCCTATCTAATGAGGGCGGTAGCATTGAATATGGGATTCGAGATAGCAACCTATCAGGATCACTACGCCTTCATAGAGTACCTGGCCTATAAACTAGGTAAGGGATCCCTAGTGGTTAGCTTCGTGAACGCTGAAAGACTCCATGGGGAGTTTCATCCCAGGCCGCAGAGCCCAGAGGAGTTTGAGTTCAGGAAAAATCACCTTAAATCTCTCCTCGTAGAACTAAGATATTTAATCAACGAACTAAAGAAATGA